The following nucleotide sequence is from Scheffersomyces stipitis CBS 6054 chromosome 4, complete sequence.
CGTTGCTCGAAGAGTCAAAGTTTCTGAGAACACCTTGGTACAACATTGACTTACTCTGCTCCTCTTGCAAATTAATGTCATCGAACTTTGAAACCACTTCAAGTGCACGGGCCCTCAAGAATTCAAACTTAGATGTGAGTGAAGGGAATACCAAGTGAATCAAGAAAGCTTCCATTTGACTTCTGTAGTCTGATTTAGCAGCTGTAAGATAAGATGAAATGCCTCCTAGCATTCTCAAGGCACCTTCCTTCTTTTTAGCAACCTCTAGAGTTTCCTCTTGGTGTTGTAAttggttcaattcttgGTGAATGACAGAGACTATAGTTTCCAACGTAGTAGATTTTTTCTTGTGTACAAGAGTCACCAACAAACCCAAAGCAGCAACATCGGGGCTGTTGAACTCTTCGGATATATCAAAGGCTACATGGATATACTCCTGGGGATCCAATTCGAATATCTCCAAGATGCTGTCGCTAGGGCACAACAATGGGTAGATTAAGTATGAGACGAGATTCTGGAAGAAGGGCTTGATGATTTGCCAAGTGGACTTTTGGGTAATGCAATGACTCAAGTACTCTAAGAGAAAGTAAAGGGCTGAAGAACTCAACCACTTCTTACCCTGGCACCACTGTTCAATAATAGAAAGGTATGAGGATAACAAAGGAGGCACGAGTTGGTTCAAGTACAACTCGTGAAATTCAGtatatttgaattttttaCCCAAGCTAGCCGATGCATAGCGAACAAATAAACGGTACATATTAGCGATAGACCATTTGTAGCACTTGGAGAACTGGAGAAAGGACTTTTCCTGTTCGCTAAGGTTGGAGTCGCGGATATACAGTGGCACCGGCATATTGATGACGGATTCATGGAATTGACCCCATTGCTCGACGGCTTCTGAGGTTTGCAAGGGAGCAGGCAAGTCGTAGTAAGTGACGAATTTGTAGATCTTAAGAATCAACTTTACGATTTCCGCCTGGAACTCCGTGATATTCTGGGCAGAAGCCACGATGGTATTGCCAATATTTAATAAGTGAGGGAAAGCCAGTTCGATTATAGGATAAAGCTCGGCTTTTCTGTCGTTGTTATCGGTCCATCTGAACTTTCGTGATATTTCAGCAAAACACAATAAGCCAGTGTACAACTGTGAAAAGTCCTCATCCTTCACGTTTGAACCAGTAGGAACTTGCTGCAAAAGCGAACCCGTCAGTTCCAAAAGACCAGACCAGTTGGGAAACTCATGAGAAATCAATACTCTCAAGACAGGTATCAATTGTTGTTTGGTGATATAGTCAGACACTACAATGACTGGCAAGATCCGGTCTTTAATCACCGGCTTTTCACCAGCATCAATCTTGGAATCAGCCGAGGTCCAAAACTTGACTACACGGTTTTTGAAGTACACAGCTACAGCCTTACGGACTCCTGAATTGATCGAGCTACCGTTAGAAGCTATGATATCTAAACATGCACCCAAAAAACCAGGTGTAGCACTCAATTCACGAAGCTTGACCTCCGCTTGTATCCGGACATCCTGGTTTGCCTGGAGCGTCGCAGAGAAACACTCCAACAACACGTTGGCATTCATGTCAATTGGCcgtgaagaaaagaataggATGATTTCTAGTCATCTTCACTAATATAAAAATTCTCGTTGCAAGGCGAGATGTTTATATGCAGGTACGGTGGATGCAAAATCGAAGACGAATAAGAGATTAAGGGTTGGTGTGGATCACCGGGCACGTTGgaaaatatggaaaaaATGTAGTAGCTTTCATCTTTCAGGTATTTTGGTTATTTATTGGTGAACTTTCATTTAATTATACCTTTCTTTTGGGGCTCTACTGCAATTCCAACATTGCATCGGTTCCTATCATGAGACCATGTATTAGCACGTTCCTGCACATCATTTTAATCTAACATCATTGGCTGCggaaacaacttgaagaataccTTATCCagtttctctttctcttcgAGATAGTCTTTATTCAACTGCAACAGCTTAGAAGAGGCAAAAAAAAGTTCAATTCCACATGCGCGAGCCGGGAATCGAACCCGGGGCACAGCAATGGGAACGCTGAATTTTACCACTAAACCACTCGCGCGCAGAAATTCCTAACTTCCTTAAGTTTTCGCTGTTCAGGTTATAGAGCACGTGACTTTGCACGTGCCGTCAAGTAATATAGCCAGAAGTTTTTATCCTAGGATTTCCTCCACCCTTCGGTATCGATTAGAGGTCGACTTATATTCTCTGTAGTACGTAGGTTTGACTTTAGTCTTAGTACATGTCATTTAGTTAAATAATTCTCTTACCGCAGAAGCGATATATATCCATACCGCAGAGATGTTAATACATGCCATTTCGTAAGAATAAAGAATCGCAGATCCAATATAACCCTGTTCTGTAGTTATAAAAACGGTTCCTGAAATAAGACTATAATTGGACGTATTTATTCTATGATTGTgtttcaatctttcttAAAAATTCTGTACTATACTATATTGAAATCTTTTTTTATATGTATTAATTGTATATTTTGGAAAAATTGGTCAAAATAGACTggaagttcaagaaaatctAAGAGTTATTTACAAATTTATATAATTAAATAGACCCGTACTAGATTGTTTTTATACTGATTCTACAGAAGTCAACAATGCTCTATTATTTTTGAATAGATTGTTAGTGGAGAATGCTCTCTTTTTCATATTGTCATATTAAGTAGATAAGTCAACAAGTATTTGCACTCACGTTCCCAAAAAAAAAACACTACATAAAATCCAGTACTTTGCTTTAGGTTGAATCTTTGATGAGATGTACTATTTGGTGAGCGATTGAAAGAGCTTCTGTATTATAACTGATCGTTTTCATATAAGCTTAGAATTCAGTAATGGAAACAGTTAATGCAAAATACTTTCATAATCTCAATTCTTAGATAACCTGTTCGATTTCCATAGTTTCTTTGGGAAAGGAGTTTTGATCTTTCCGTTCTTTTATATGTTCTATCTCTGCTAGTTTTCGTCAGACTGCCCCCTTTTCATCATTCCTTACGTCTCTGttgttcttcctttttggAGTCCATTTTTGCACTTATAAATAGTTTTTAAACAGACAACAGTATGAATGTAAATACATGCATCAGATATGTGAATCAAAAATACTGCAGTAGTAGTCAGAGATTGGACGTTTGAACAGTCCGCcattttttcttttcaagacCAGTTTCTATCTCATAGTTAGATTTTTGTACAATCCATAGTTTAGTCTACCTTTGCAAAGGAACTCAAGTTGCCATTATTCTGGTCGTTTCCTCATGCATACGAATATTTTATAGTTCAGCGATCCTTGTCCTTACCTGTGCATATTTAATACGAATATTTTTTGTATAGTGCATGCAGCAGTCAAAATATAAGAGCGAATTATAAATCAGCTACAAAAACAGTAGCTGATAAGTTTCTGGAGCCGAAAGAAATTAGAAGCATACAAACTTTTAGATGTCAATTCTATCCCACGTCAATGCTAGCTATATCAGAATGCTAtgcagttgaagaaactatGCCAACGAATCTACGACTAAATGCTTACCTCATTCTTAAAACAGTCCATCAAGACTGGTATTGTCTCTCAGAGCACATTAAGACAGAGAATCACAAATTTCTGAAAGCCCCAGTGTCCTAAGTATTGCGAAGCGAAtccttttcatttttcattgcCCAAGATGATAATATTTTTTCCTATGTGAATTGACAAGCGCTATTCACTTCGCAATGACAATGACAATCGTGATATTGATACCAAGGAAGGCAGAAGTGGCAAATAAAAATCAATTCTGATATGAGATATTGTTCAGGTAGCACAGTAAGTTGGAATATGGTAGTTCAAATGCTCCTCATATACTTTCTCGAGTTGGGTCAACAATAAGTACTCCGacaattgaacaacaacaaggttattgttcaatataTATTTCTACCCtaagatgaagattcaaGATAGCTCagaattgtagaatcaTACGAAAACAAGTTTTGCTGACTCTGTCCTACTTCCTTTAATTTTTTTATTGCCCACTGCTAGTCCAAAGTATTCCACTTCTCCCAGGTCGAGCGCCCTTCTTTGACTAAGTAAAGGGAGAACTTTCTTTCCCGAATATTTGAAGCAGCCTCTTTCATGAATGTTTAATATGGATTTAATATAGCAAAGTCCAGAGAGAGTACTCGAGAAAGAATGTCAACCtattttgaaaattcatTAGAAGGCAGTTGCATTTCACAGTTAGACAAAGACGCTTTCAGTAAAATTTGACAATAATCTACTCAAAATTATTTTGGCTGGAAAGCAGATGTGATATAATCTTCAACTAGAAGGATTCGACAGTCATAATTGAAAAAAACATATAATTCCAAACAGAAGTCCCGTTGTTTTTAACTCCGGAAGGTGAAGTGGAGGTAATTGTAGAGAGTTAAGTAAAAATAAGATCTGTATCGGAAAATTTGAACTATTGATATATAAAATGGACTGGTCAATTTGGAGCAGACCTTGCTAAATACGAGATACTACCAGAGGAATACGGAAGATATGCTGCAATTTTCAGGTGCAACAAAGATGGTAGCCCGGCCGTTGGTGCAAAAACGAAAACAATCACAGTTTCTTTGGAACAATAAGGAAAGGTGAGTTTTTCATTTTAAATTGAGCTACAACACTACTTACACCCTGTATTGATCAGCACCGACTCCAGAAAGAGGATGATATCGCCAACGGAATGACGAATTAGTCGCTACTAGTAGAACAAATTTTTGGTATTCAACATCGAGTCAAAAGGAAATATTCAAACTACTAGTAGAAAACTTTTCACACTTCGTTCTGCTTTCCTTAAGCAACTAGAAGGCGAGGGTACAATGTTACATTGTAGTTCTAGAAAACCGTCTTTTGCAGGTCAAAATGCTATCTATTTGGTCGGCGCACAATAGAAATTTCATAGTCTATTGTCAAATTAGTGAGGCTGCTAGACACCTTATTGACGGATTTATCAAAATTTGTACACACAATGGGAAACATTTCTTCAGTATTGTCACGAGTACAATAATGAAAGGGAAGGGTTTACTGTTTCGTTTACTTCTAGACCAAAGTTCGACCAATGTGCTATTGTATGCTGGGTGCCTTGTGGAATACGGTCTAGCATTATTGCTGATTACAATCGAAAGACCCTGTTGATGCTAACAGGATGTAAACAAAACGAACGCGTCGAGTCTTTGTTGATGTTGCTAGTTGGTTCAAACAATATCGGAGTGTCAGGAATTGGTGAACTTCCTGAAATGTCGAGGCGATGTGAACAATCAGCTTCTACACGGTCATAGCGCATGGACCAACACTATTGTTTACTTAATCGAATCGACAGAGCCTAGCTTAAACGTGAGATACAATATTATATTCGATCTTGCAATTGGCATGCTGGATAATCATAGTTTCCAGAAGGAAACCGAAGCCCAGCATGGAAAGTACAAACAGCTGAAGTTTGATTCTGAATCATATCGTTCCAATTAGTATCACATGTGTAAAATGTCTAATCTTTTGCATGATGCATTACCCAAGAAGGGTTCGCCATTTTATAAAAATGGGTGCATGCCTACAGTTCTGCTTGCTTAGGCTACCAGGATTAGCAGTTGCCGAAAAGTCTAAACTCAACAGCCACGGCAAATGTAAACACCTGCTGCATCGTACTTTCAGGAGAAATTCAGGTTTCCCCTGGCAACGGGAACCGAAGCGAAGCTAAAGGGGTTTAGCTTGCATAATTAGGCACCATCCGTGGTCGTGATGCAGGGGCTGGATGCTTCCAATTAAGCATTCGATTTCGCACAGTCATTTCAATATGCTCTTCAGTTCTATCTGGGCTAACTGGACGAACCAAATCATTAGTTGATGGAGATATGATACAATTCAGATCGCATCTACAGAGACTACATATTTTAAAATCTGGTGCATACGAATAACTATAGCTGTTTCATTATTCCTGAAATACATCACAAGTCCAAAAGGGAGTTTTCAAGGGAGTATCACCTTAGGCTACGACCCATTGTTCACCTCTTTATGTTTTGTTTACACTTGAAAATATTTGATTATGATGGCGGTTGGAACGCGAGGAGTCTATTATACTCGAAAATCTTGAACTCATTGTTGGTTGCGAGAAAATCCGAGGAGCTGATTTATTGCAGTAGTTGATCGAGAGAACCTTGGAGGAAAGGATAATTTATCCCAATGATGATAACTTTTTCTGTATAAATAGATAGCAATATCTATCTTTCATTTCCgattttgaagtttttTCTTCACTCAATTCATTCATTCCTTTAAGAGTCTTTACATCCAAATATAGTCACTCGTTAAACATGCTTATGGGACTCAAGGCCGCCACTTTGGCCGTATTGGTTGCTGCTTACATAGATCATGCAGATGCTTTCTTGAACTTagacttgtccaagtctCTTTCGATTTCCAAGTCTCTTTCCATTGGTAAGAGCGTTTCTCTAGACAAGGGCCTTTCCTTAAATAAGGACATTTCTGCTGGTGTTGGAGTCTCTATTGGCGGAGGAATATCCATTGAAAAAGGGATTTCCGCTGGAAAAGGTGTTTCTATTGATAAGGGAATTTCCATTGATAAAGACATCGAGGTTTCCATTTGTGCAAACAAAGTTATTCAATATGGGAAGACCATTGACTTCGACGCAGAACTCTCCAAGTCATTGGGTATCTCCTTGGACGTTTCCAAGCAGATTTCTTTAGGTAAAGATTTTTCATTAGGTGCTTCCATTGACAAGTCTATCTCTATTGGTGTTTCTAAAGACGCAAGTGCAGACAAGTCTATTGGTCTCGGTATATCCAAGAGTATCGGTGTTGATGCTGGTGCTACTCTTGGTGTAGACAAATCTGCTGGAGTTGGTATTTCTAAGAGTATCGGAGTTGGTGCTGATATTGGCGTTGGAGTTGATGCCTCAATTGATAAGTCAGCTGGTGTTGGTATTTCTAAGAGTATTGGCATTGGTGCCAGTGCTTCTCTTGGTGCAGACAAGTCTATTGGTATTGACAAGTCTGCTGGAGTTGGTATTTCTAAGAGTATTGGCATTGGTGCCAGTGCTTCTCTTGGTGCAGACAAGTCTATTGGTATTGACAAGTCTGCTGGAGTTGGTATTTCCAAGAGCATCGGAGTTGGTGCTTCCCTTGGTGTTGATGCTTCTCTTGGTGTTGATGCTTCCAAGTCTGCAGGTGTTGGTATTTCAAAAGACGTTGGTGCTtctgttggtgttgatGCTTCCAAGTCTGCAGGTGTTGGAATTTCCAAAGAAATTGGCGCTTCTGTTGGTGTTGACGCATCAGCAGATATCGAAAAGTCTGCAGGCGTTGGCATTTCGAAGAGTATTGATGCCTCTGTTGGCGTTCAAAAGTCTATCGGTAAGAGATCACTTGCTGTTGCTCCAGCCGCAAGCCTTTCTATTTCCAAAGTTGCTTCCATCGGTGGAGGTTTCTTCGATGTTGaccttcaattccaagCTGCGGCTGCCGTATACTTGCAAAAGACTTTTGGATCTGCTGCTGACAAGGAAGTCACTATTTCTGGTACAGGTACTGGTGACGTTTCTCTTACTAAGGATGCTTCTCTCGACGACGCTTTTGATTTCGGTGCTACTGTTTCTATCCaagctgaaaagaatgGTGACCTCTATTGTTTACCCTCCAACTTCACTATCGGCTTCGATTTCTCCAAGAGTGCCTCTCTCGATCTCTGGAAGAGCTTGGGCTTCTCCAAggatttctctttctccTTGACCAAGGACTTGTCTATTGAAAAGGATGTTTCCATTTCTGCCAGAAACTTGGGCATTTCTGCGTCTCTTGACATTGGTGCTGACATCAGCATTGCTAAGAGCTTCGGTATTTCCAAGGATCTCCTGATTGTCTTTGATGCAGTGAAGACTACCGACTTAACTTTGCCTCAATTCTGTTGGAAGGTATGTGAAGAACCTGctatttcttcgtcttctgtTGAAACTACTACTGCTTCCACCTCTACTACTGAAGAAACAACCGAAAcctcttctactgaaatcTCCACCGAAGAATCTACCAGTGCTTCCTCTACTGAGGAAACAACCGAAAcgtcttctactgaaattTCCACCGAAGAATCCACCAGTGCTTCGTCTACTGAAGAATCTATCAGTGCTTCCTCTACCGAAGAATCTAGCAATGATTCTTCctctgctgaagaaacaacttcttcagaagcTTACTCCACAGGTTCTACCGAATCTGACatctcttctgaatctCCTGTCAGCTCTCCTGTCAGCTCTCCTGTCAGCTCTTCTGTTGAagctacttcttctaccaTTTCAGGCGAAGCTGATGTGACTTCTTACACTGATGTCTATGTCACTGAAACGACTGTTCTTACTATTACCAGCtgtgaagaagacaagtGTACCACCAAGGCTGTTACTACAGGTGTTATCTACATCACTGAAACTGAGACTACTTATACCACCTACTGTCCTTTGTCCACCGAATCCGAAGAAGCTTCTGAAACCCCCTTTGCATCTGTTTCCAAACTTCCCCAGGCTGCTGAAACTTCTGAAGTtgccgaagaagaaacagacaCCGTTACTCAAACCACTGTTGTGACGATCACTAGCTGCGAAGAAGACAAGTGCTCTGCTACTGAAGTCACCACTGGTGTTGTATACGTAACTGACGTTGACACGACTTACACTACCTACTGTCCATtgacttcagaagaagctccAACTCCACTGTtatctttggaagaagattctaCTACCACTGTTAACGTGACCTCTACCATCACCACCTCCACTTCTGCTGTTGAAACCCCAGTAGCAGCCATTGAGACTCCATCGACTGCTTCTGAGACCCCAGTTGCTTTTGAAACTGAGACTCCAGAAGCTGAAGCTGCCCTTGAAACTGAGACTCCAGAAGCTGAAGCTGCTCTTGAAACTGACGCTCCAGCTGCTCCTGCtgaagttccagaagttgaaagttACGTTTCTagtgttgttgaaggtgaaACCCCTGCTTCAGCACCAGTCTCATCTGCCGAGACTCCTGTGCCAATTGCTCCCGCTGCTccagaaacttcttcacctCTTGCCCCAGAAGTTGCTACTTTCTCACCGCAAAACGCTACTGTTCCAGTTTATGTTCCAGCCGAAGGTTCTGCCAGCAAGACTTATATATCGGGGGCTGCCGCTTTGGCTGTTgtatttttctttttcaacttctaaAGTTGCCCAGTTGCCCGCATAGGTTTCGATGAGTCCGACCAATATTCATATTTTCGAGAACATTCTGTTCATTATTAGTACTTTTTTCTTCATATGCTTCATGCAAATGGCTGGGCCCCTTTATTCTATGTATACTTATGATACCCTTTCCAATATTAATTTCCTTGAGTTATATTGCACAACAATATATATTACTATCACATTAAAAATGCTGGCTGTAATCTTGCGAGTGTTTATTATTTACAAATGTTTCTGTGTTGTTCAGTTGGAGCCATCCTCCACCTTGTCACCGTTCTTATTGGTCACTTGTTCCCTCgtattctttcttcttggccaCAACGACGGTAAGCGAACTACCTGGAATCGTGGTTCTATACATCTCTCGATAAACCATGCTCGTAGCCTATTCTCAATAAGTGACGAAATTTTAGGAACATCTTGTAGTTTAGCACGGGCACCAATGAGTGACTTAACCGTGAACTCTAAACGATAGTCTGGtgaaaatgagaacatCAATGCAGTTCCATCATTGGGATCATCTTTAGAGTGCTTCCTTTGTGCTGTATGACTGGAACTATCTGGGGTAGAAATTACTTCATCATGACTAGAATCACCTCCAGGGGAGCCCGCTGAATGCGATCTACTCATCGGTTCGCCAGGTTCTGGAGAATTGTGAGCACTCAATTCAGCAAATTCCGGATCAGCTGTATTGATAAGTGAAACTGTCAAACATCCAGAAAAACGTACCATAGACACTGAAAGCTGAACGGGCAAGACAGCTGTTAAAGGTCTGGGAtggttcaacaacaacttcgTCTCTATTCCCAATGTCAAAGTATCGGAAAGATCCACATCTATTTTGGCTTCTAGTCTACCTGAACCATCCTTACTGTGTTTTATTCTAcagttggaaaagatggGGAAATCGTCACCAATGTCGATTTCGGTCAAGTTAATCTTATCCAAATACTCCGGAAGTTCCAGCTTCAATAAGAAATTGTTGAGCGAATGATATATGTTGTCTGAAAGAAGGGCCTCAGACCGTAGCTGAGCAATGGTCTGCGCCACAAGAACATTGAACCAGTCCAACGATTCAGGAGAATGGTTATCTACATCGTAATACGTCTTTTCGAGAATGGCAGCAACTTTTGCGTTTGAAGCTGTGGTTTCACTGTCATCATCCGGATCTGCATCGTCAGAAGAGCTCTGGTCCTTCTTGTCTCGTTTGACAATAACTACAGAGGCATCTTTAGTTATACTACTTTTGGCCAACGCTGGTGAAGATTCCGCGAAAACAAaaaacttgatgaagatgacaataACGAATACTACACTCAATTGACCCACTATCAAACCCTGGGTAAAACTCCAAGTATTCGATGGTATATATACTTGGCTGTCGTGATATTGATGCAGAAGCAAgtagttgttgttgaggCTATCGTCAGGTTTTGAACCTAGAACATGCGAAtcttgttgctgttgaaacAACTCATCCCGGTGACGCTTCAATTGCTCTTGTAGTTGTTCCAAACTAAGCAAGTTCAGCAGCGGAAGTACTCTGGAGAGGTCAGAAGTTTCTAGATCTGCCATTATGGAACAGGAAAAAAAGTAAACAACGTCGGGATAGCTCAACAATTATAGCTGCAGAGAGACGAGCCATAAACACTTCGTTTATTAGAATGTAGTgatacagaagaagatcaatCGAAGTTGTTTGTAGAATAAGAcgattttgaaatttccaTACTTTACATTATGTACAGGAATGATATAGAGACCAATATTTCTGAATATggagagaagttgaaatacCAATGTATTCAATTTAGAGATTAAcactcttcttctaataCAATAATCCAGATTCACAAGTAAAATTATTTTAGAATAGTTTTATAATTTTCACTTATCCCACTTTCTCTCTAACAATCCACAATCTAAGTATAGGTCTACATCCTTTCTCAGCAAATATATATCAAAGGCATAAAAAGAACTAAAAAGGCGAAGACTTTTCGGCCGAGCGAACACTGTGCAATCATTTCTTAGACTTCGTggtcttctttttcttgggTGTAGCGATAGGTCTGGAAGGAGATGATGCAATTTCCGACTTAACTGCACTAGTAGACGATTTGAGTCTAGAGGCCCTTTCAGCCCTTTTATTCCTAGAAGAAACCAACGTCTTTGTAGAGTCGGTGTCATGGTCTTCATCGTTAGCAGAGTCATCATCCTGGTCACGTGTGATCCATTCCTTAACATTGGCAAAGATGGACTTGGGGCTGTTGAGCTCTTTGTTAGCATTTCCTATAtatttggctgcgaaatctgTGAGAGGAGAATATGCTCTGAATGGTACGTCTTCTGAATCGGAATTAGCATTCGAGCCGGCGTTGCTGGTGCTGTCCAAAAATGACTGGACATCGACTCTTTTGCCTCTCATGAACTCTCTGATTTCGAAATACAAGTCTCGGGAGacattgttcaagttctctttattcttcatccaatAGCTCCTGAAGTCACTCATGTGCTTCTTAATTTCCAATTCgtttttcttcaaccaGCTGACATTGAGCTCTTTTCTGGTGGCTCCACGGGCAAAGTTACGCATCAAGTACTTGTCATAGTCCCGGATAATCTTGGTGATGATATCTGAGGTCGAAATACCTTCTGTCCTCTGAGTTGTTAAAAACATGCCCAACTCCTTGATAGGCTTGTAGATGTCATCAGTATCTGCTGAGGCATACGGCAAATCATCGTGGGCTACATAGTCGATCTTGTGatccttcaagaattctGGAGTGACACACCAAGGTGCGTTTGGCACTACTTCGTCAACCCATTTACAGTGGAGAAGGGTCTCACAACGCTGCGGATCCGTCAACACCGTCAATCCCTTTCTCTTAT
It contains:
- the RBT1.2 gene encoding Ca2+-modulated nonselective cation channel polycystin, encoding MLMGLKAATLAVLVAAYIDHADAFLNLDLSKSLSISKSLSIGKSVSLDKGLSLNKDISAGVGVSIGGGISIEKGISAGKGVSIDKGISIDKDIEVSICANKVIQYGKTIDFDAELSKSLGISLDVSKQISLGKDFSLGASIDKSISIGVSKDASADKSIGLGISKSIGVDAGATLGVDKSAGVGISKSIGVGADIGVGVDASIDKSAGVGISKSIGIGASASLGADKSIGIDKSAGVGISKSIGIGASASLGADKSIGIDKSAGVGISKSIGVGASLGVDASLGVDASKSAGVGISKDVGASVGVDASKSAGVGISKEIGASVGVDASADIEKSAGVGISKSIDASVGVQKSIGKRSLAVAPAASLSISKVASIGGGFFDVDLQFQAAAAVYLQKTFGSAADKEVTISGTGTGDVSLTKDASLDDAFDFGATVSIQAEKNGDLYCLPSNFTIGFDFSKSASLDLWKSLGFSKDFSFSLTKDLSIEKDVSISARNLGISASLDIGADISIAKSFGISKDLSIVFDAVKTTDLTLPQFCWKVCEEPAISSSSVETTTASTSTTEETTETSSTEISTEESTSASSTEETTETSSTEISTEESTSASSTEESISASSTEESSNDSSSAEETTSSEAYSTGSTESDISSESPVSSPVSSPVSSSVEATSSTISGEADVTSYTDVYVTETTVLTITSCEEDKCTTKAVTTGVIYITETETTYTTYCPLSTESEEASETPFASVSKLPQAAETSEVAEEETDTVTQTTVVTITSCEEDKCSATEVTTGVVYVTDVDTTYTTYCPLTSEEAPTPSLSLEEDSTTTVNVTSTITTSTSAVETPVAAIETPSTASETPVAFETETPEAEAALETETPEAEAALETDAPAAPAEVPEVESYVSSVVEGETPASAPVSSAETPVPIAPAAPETSSPLAPEVATFSPQNATVPVYVPAEGSASKTYISGAAALAVVFFFFNF
- a CDS encoding predicted protein encodes the protein MADLETSDLSRVLPSSNLLSLEQLQEQLKRHRDELFQQQQDSHVLGSKPDDSLNNNYLLSHQYHDSQVYIPSNTWSFTQGLIVGQLSVVFVIVIFIKFFVFAESSPALAKSSITKDASVVIVKRDKKDQSSSDDADPDDDSETTASNAKVAAILEKTYYDVDNHSPESLDWFNVLVAQTIAQLRSEALLSDNIYHSLNNFLLKSELPEYLDKINLTEIDIGDDFPIFSNCRIKHSKDGSGRLEAKIDVDLSDTLTLGIETKLLLNHPRPLTAVLPVQLSVSMVRFSGCLTVSLINTADPEFAELSAHNSPEPGEPMSRSHSAGSPGGDSSHDEVISTPDSSSHTAQRKHSKDDPNDGTALMFSFSPDYRLEFTVKSLIGARAKLQDVPKISSLIENRLRAWFIERCIEPRFQVVRLPSLWPRRKNTREQVTNKNGDKVEDGSN
- the PCT1 gene encoding phosphorylcholine transferase (go_function nucleotidyltransferase activity~go_process biosynthesis), with protein sequence MAASTNFSEEKTGSPLSRTLSVESLGPKITSLFKRKRKRAFEDDSNATTPMDSPRESEGDDDDDHESRIGKVTRSKAISKSSAGSKKESESNEAPAHKRRKVKTKEEEEFEAREKKLDEELPEHLRKFRPHGFKFNIPPEDRPIRIYADGVFDLFHLGHMKQLEQAKKAFPSVELVCGVPSDVETHKRKGLTVLTDPQRCETLLHCKWVDEVVPNAPWCVTPEFLKDHKIDYVAHDDLPYASADTDDIYKPIKELGMFLTTQRTEGISTSDIITKIIRDYDKYLMRNFARGATRKELNVSWLKKNELEIKKHMSDFRSYWMKNKENLNNVSRDLYFEIREFMRGKRVDVQSFLDSTSNAGSNANSDSEDVPFRAYSPLTDFAAKYIGNANKELNSPKSIFANVKEWITRDQDDDSANDEDHDTDSTKTLVSSRNKRAERASRLKSSTSAVKSEIASSPSRPIATPKKKKTTKSKK